The following DNA comes from Pseudomonas triticicola.
GGTGATGGCCATCGCACGGTTGATTCCGGCGTTGGGTTTGCCAGTGTTCTGGGCATTGGCCAGTGAAACCGCCGTCGACATCGTCGGCCCGGATTTCGCCGGCCGCGCCATCGCCAAGATCGGCTTCGGTATCGTCTGCGCCACGGTGTTCGGCATTCCGGTCGGCACGCTGATTTCCGACGCGTTCGGCTGGCGCAGCGCATTCGGCATTCTGGCATTGATCGCGTTTGCCAAGGCCTTGCTGCTGTTTGTCTACCTGCCGAAAACCAGTCTGCACCAGCATCAGGTCAGCTTCCGTTCGCAGTTCAAGATCCTGCGCAGCCCGCTGATGCTCGGCCATATCTTGTTGTCGATTCTGGTGTTCAGCGGCATGTTCACCGCTTACACCTACCTTGCTGACATCCTCGAACGACTTGCCGGTTTCAACGGCACCGTGGTCGGCTGGTGCCTGATGGCGTTTGGCGCAGTCGGGCTGATCGGCAACTCGCTCGGTGGGCGAGCGGTGGATCGGCATCCGCTGGGGGCGTCGGTGTTGTTCTGTGCGTTCATGATCGCCGGCATGGTTTCGCTGGTGCCGAACATTCATTCGCCAGTGGGTCTGGCGGTGGCGATGGGCATCTGGGGCGTGACTCAGGCGGCGCTGTTCCTGGTCAGCCATGTGCGCCTGATGAAAGCCGCACCGGAAGCGCCGGCCTTCGCCGCGTCGCTGAACATCGCCGGGGCCAATCTCGGCATTGGTCTGGGCGCGATGGTTGGCGGCCGGGTGATCGACACTGCCGGGCTGGGCTTTCTCGGCTTTGCCGCTGCCGGCTTCATTTTGCTGTCGGTGTTCCTCGCCATGGTGCTGATGACGCTGAAGCCGCGTGAAGTCTGCGCTTCATAACCCGGTAAACAACTCGCGTCGGGCACCCTCGGTAATCGCTACGATGCCAGGGTGCTTGACCTTGCGTTCCACCGAAATGGCATAGAACGACTCGCTCACCGCGTCGGTCTGGCCGATCAACTCGACGCCGTACTGGCGCTTCACTTCCTCGGCAATCACGCTCGGGCCAATAAAGATCCCGCTGCCGGATTGGCCGAAGGCCTGCATCAAAGCACTGTCATCGAATTCGCCGACAATCTGCGGCTGGATCTGCTGTTCGGCGAACCAGCGCTGCAAACGGCTGCGCACCACGGTTTCCGCGCCGGGAATCAACAGCGGCGCGCCGTGCAGGCTGCGCGGGAAATCCTGGCCATACTGCGCGGCGAGTTCGGCGGTGGCGAAGAAACTGATTCCGCACTCACCGAGCTTCTGGCTGTAGCCTTTGATGTCCAGATGCGAGGGCATCGGGCTGTCGGAAATCACCAGATCCAGACGCTGAATGGCCAGATCGGCGAGCAGGCGTTCGAGTTTGTCCTCGCGGCAGGTGATGCGCAGCGGCTCGCTCAATTCCATGGTCGGCGCGATCAGGCGATAAACAATGGATTTGGGCACCACGTCGGCCACGCCGACGCGAAAGAGGATCTGCTGCTCGTTGGGCTGCGCTCGCAGCATCAGCTCCAGCTCGCCGCCCAACTGAAACATCTGCTCAGCGTAGGGCAGGGCCTGGCGCCCGGCTTCGGTGAGCTCCAACTGGCGGCCAACCCGGCGAAACAGTTCCACGCCATAAGTTTGCTCAAGCAGTGAAATCTGTCCGCTGATGGTCTGTGGCGTCAGGTTCAGTTGCTCGCAGGCGCGGACGATGCTGCCGGTTTTGGCTACAACCCAGAAGTAATGCAGTTGTCGGTAATTGAGCATAGTGATCGCCACTTCGTGAAAACCGAAGTATAGCCGCTAAAAATACGAATTTTCCTGAAGTGTTCATCTCCCTAGAATGCCCAGCCATCGACGGCCGGTGTGTGCGCCTGTCTGTTCATTCGAAGGAAACCCTATGAAATACACATTTCCCGCAGTGATGTTTGCGTCTTTACTGGTTCTGGCCGGTTGTGATCAGGCGGAAAAAAGCGCCCAGCAACTGATGGGCGCGGCGGCTGAAACTGCCAAGCAAGCGATTGATGACACCCATAAAGCCGCTGAGCAAGCACTCAGCGATGCCACCGGTGGCTTGATCGAGAAAAAAGAAACACCGGAAAAATCAGCGGAAGAATCCGAATCTTCCTCCAAGACCATCTAAACCGTCTTACACAGAGTCAGGACTGACCCATGGAATATCTGTTAGAACTCGCCGCCAGCCCCACTGCTTGGGTTGCTTTGGCCACACTGGTGGTAATGGAAATCGTGCTTGGCATCGATAACCTGATCTTTATTTCGATCCTGACCAACAAGCTGCCCGAACAGCATCGGCAGAAGGCGCGCCGTATCGGTATCGGCATGGCCCTGATTCTGCGTCTGGCGTTGTTGAGCACCATCGCGTTCATCGTGCAGTTGACCGAGCCTGTGATCGAAATCCTTGGCCAGGCGTTCTCCTGGAAGGACATGATCCTGATCGCCGGTGGCCTGTTCCTGGTGTGGAAAGCCACGACCGAGATCCATCACAGCATGGACCCGTCGCCGGAAGACCCCAAGACCGCGACTTCCACCGTAACCCTGGGTTTTGCCGCGGCTATCGGTCAGATCCTGATGCTCGACATGGTGTTCTCGATCGACAGCATCATTACCGCTGTCGGCATGACCGAACACTTGCCGATCATGATCATCGCGGTGGTGGTGTCGGTGCTGGTGATGCTGCTCGCGGCTGATCCGCTGGCCAAGTTCATCAACGATAACCCGACGGTGGTCATGCTGGCGCTGGGCTTCCTGATCATGATCGGCATGACGCTGATCGCCGAAGGCTTCGGCGCCCACGTACCTAAAGGTTATGTGTACGCGGCCATGGCGTTCTCGGCGGGCATTGAGGTGCTGAACATGATGTCGCGCCGGGCGAAGCAGAAGAAGGTTGCTCAGCAGGCGTAATTGCTGAGAACACAAAAAACCGCCTGGGCTAGTTGAGCTCAGGCGGTTTTTTATTCACCTTTTGCTGAGTTGTCGAGAGCTTGGTGCTGCTGAGCGCTCTCATAAGGGGAAGACCTTGTTGGTCTTCAATGCGCAGCAATGTGCCGCACTGGGTGCTTCTCTGTCTTCTCAACCGGCATCGTCTGCACCGGATGATGATGGCGCCGCGAAATCCGCAGCACGCCCCACAACATGGCAGTCGCCACGGCCAGCCAGCCGGCTATCAACATCACGATGGTCATGGTCAGGCTCATTGGTGCCTCCTCTTCGCCCTGCATCGGGCGCCCGCTTTTCGCAATTCGCTCTATTTCAGTGACAGTCTAGTCAATGGGGTGTTTCAAGCTATTGACCAAAGGTCGTTAGTGACCAATCAGTTTGCTCTATGCAATCGCAGCGTCTGCGGTTTAAGGCTATACCCCGGGCGGGTGCGGCTCTATGATCGCTGGCGTTGCCGGAACACGATGACCGGCGTCTGGAAGAGAGTGATTGATGGTGCAGGTATTTTCTCGAGTGCATGGGGCGCTGCTGGTCGCCGCCTGCGTGGCGGTGCTGGGCGGATGTGCGGGCAACGTAGCGCCAGAAGTCAAACGCTTGCCGGAGCGGGTTGAACTCAGCGGCACTTTCTATCGTGGCGAAGCCAACCAGAGTGGGCCACAGGTGCTGGCCAGTCTGCTGTCGCAACAAGGCATCGTGATCACCCCGGGCCTTCTGGAAAAACCGCTGCACTTGCCGGGCGCTGAGGACAAGCTGCAGCAGAACATGCAGAACCTAGCGCGGGAATACGGTCTGGTGGTTTATCCGCTCGACAGCAAGCTGCCAGCCTTGCTGACCCAGGTCGCGGCGGGCTACCCGGTCATGGTGCGTTTCAGTGAAGGTTCGGCGTTCTGGGCCGAGCCGCGTTACGCGATCCTGTCCGGCTACGACCGCAATAAACAGAAAGTCCTGCTGCGTGCCGGCATGAACCGTCGGCAGTTGATGGATTTCGGCAGCTTTGAAGCAGCGCTCGAAAAGGCCGGTGGCTGGGCAATCCTCATTCAGAAACCGGCGCAGATCCCGGCAGCCGTCGACCGCTCCCGTTGGCTGAAAGCCGCCGATGAACTGGCGCAGGCCGGTGAAGAAAACGCTGCGGCGCAGGCGCGAAAGGCTCTGGCGGCGCAATAAACCTCCGTTCGTCATCTGCCGGGCACGACTGCGCCCGGCCAGCCTCTGAAGATTAATGCCCGTGCTTCGCGGGTGAATCAAGGAGGCAACATGGCAGATTCCCCAAACCCGAAAGGCCCGCACTCGTCCGAACATTCCTCGGGTGATGATCTGGGATTCGATCCGGATTCGCCGGACCTTGACGATCCGCAAGTCGATCCCGTCGGGCCGGCGAAGGCGCCGCTGGATGTCGAGCCCGGTGAAGATCCGAAGAAACCGGCCAAGCCTTATGATCCGTTAGCCGATCTGAAACCTTGATGTGAGGTGCGTATGAGTACCGATTCAAGCTTCGATGACCACAAACCTGACAGCGTGCCGACCACGCCGGAGCCTGAGGTTGATCCGGTGCTGGACCCGGACAGCCCGATGCGTGACCCGCTGGCCCGGCCCAATGTGCTGACGCCGGAGGTTTCGCCAGAGCCCAGCTCGGGCGATGGCATCCCCGATGACGACAAGATGCCGCTGCCCAACGACTGATGCGCAGACGAAAAAAAGCCCCGAAGATTCGGGGCTTTTTCATCATCGCCGGATTTACTTCGCCGCCTCGACCACGCCGCTCTGACGGCTCTTGAGGTTCTTGTCGGCTTTGTACTGCTGTGCCACCGCTGGAACACTGGCGCTGCGCCCGGTTTCCACCCAGCTGCGGATACGGCTGGCATCGGCAAAATGCGT
Coding sequences within:
- a CDS encoding TerC family protein, yielding MEYLLELAASPTAWVALATLVVMEIVLGIDNLIFISILTNKLPEQHRQKARRIGIGMALILRLALLSTIAFIVQLTEPVIEILGQAFSWKDMILIAGGLFLVWKATTEIHHSMDPSPEDPKTATSTVTLGFAAAIGQILMLDMVFSIDSIITAVGMTEHLPIMIIAVVVSVLVMLLAADPLAKFINDNPTVVMLALGFLIMIGMTLIAEGFGAHVPKGYVYAAMAFSAGIEVLNMMSRRAKQKKVAQQA
- a CDS encoding peptidase C39 family protein, with translation MVQVFSRVHGALLVAACVAVLGGCAGNVAPEVKRLPERVELSGTFYRGEANQSGPQVLASLLSQQGIVITPGLLEKPLHLPGAEDKLQQNMQNLAREYGLVVYPLDSKLPALLTQVAAGYPVMVRFSEGSAFWAEPRYAILSGYDRNKQKVLLRAGMNRRQLMDFGSFEAALEKAGGWAILIQKPAQIPAAVDRSRWLKAADELAQAGEENAAAQARKALAAQ
- a CDS encoding DUF6021 family protein, with translation MADSPNPKGPHSSEHSSGDDLGFDPDSPDLDDPQVDPVGPAKAPLDVEPGEDPKKPAKPYDPLADLKP
- the nhaR gene encoding transcriptional activator NhaR; its protein translation is MLNYRQLHYFWVVAKTGSIVRACEQLNLTPQTISGQISLLEQTYGVELFRRVGRQLELTEAGRQALPYAEQMFQLGGELELMLRAQPNEQQILFRVGVADVVPKSIVYRLIAPTMELSEPLRITCREDKLERLLADLAIQRLDLVISDSPMPSHLDIKGYSQKLGECGISFFATAELAAQYGQDFPRSLHGAPLLIPGAETVVRSRLQRWFAEQQIQPQIVGEFDDSALMQAFGQSGSGIFIGPSVIAEEVKRQYGVELIGQTDAVSESFYAISVERKVKHPGIVAITEGARRELFTGL
- a CDS encoding MFS transporter; the protein is MLLPILLLSAAGFTVLTTEFVIVGLLPAIARDLEVSIPQAGLLVTLFAFTVALFGPFLTAYFARFERRKLFISILIMFGLANTVAALAPNIWVMAIARLIPALGLPVFWALASETAVDIVGPDFAGRAIAKIGFGIVCATVFGIPVGTLISDAFGWRSAFGILALIAFAKALLLFVYLPKTSLHQHQVSFRSQFKILRSPLMLGHILLSILVFSGMFTAYTYLADILERLAGFNGTVVGWCLMAFGAVGLIGNSLGGRAVDRHPLGASVLFCAFMIAGMVSLVPNIHSPVGLAVAMGIWGVTQAALFLVSHVRLMKAAPEAPAFAASLNIAGANLGIGLGAMVGGRVIDTAGLGFLGFAAAGFILLSVFLAMVLMTLKPREVCAS